A genomic region of Pseudomonas frederiksbergensis contains the following coding sequences:
- the rpmD gene encoding 50S ribosomal protein L30, which produces MATVKVTLIKSMTGRIPNHKLCVKGLGLRRIGHTVEVLDTPENRGMINKAYYMLRVEG; this is translated from the coding sequence ATGGCTACCGTTAAAGTAACGCTGATCAAAAGCATGACCGGCCGCATCCCTAACCACAAACTGTGCGTTAAGGGTCTGGGTCTGCGTCGCATCGGTCACACTGTAGAAGTCCTGGATACTCCCGAGAATCGCGGGATGATCAACAAGGCTTACTACATGCTGCGTGTCGAGGGTTAA
- the rpmJ gene encoding 50S ribosomal protein L36, protein MKVRASVKKLCRNCKIIRREGVVRVICSAEPRHKQRQG, encoded by the coding sequence ATGAAAGTTCGTGCATCGGTGAAAAAGCTGTGCCGTAACTGCAAGATTATTCGCCGCGAAGGTGTTGTTCGAGTAATTTGCAGCGCGGAACCGCGTCACAAACAGCGCCAAGGCTGA
- the rplO gene encoding 50S ribosomal protein L15, whose product MKLNDLSPAPGSRREKHRPGRGIGSGLGKTGGRGHKGQSSRSGGTIAPGFEGGQQPLHRRLPKFGFVSLKAMDRAEVRLSELAKVEGDIVTVQSLKDANVINVNVQRVKIMLSGEVTRAVTIGKGIGATKGARAAIEAAGGKFEE is encoded by the coding sequence ATGAAACTCAATGATCTGAGTCCAGCGCCGGGTTCCCGTCGCGAAAAGCATCGTCCGGGCCGTGGTATCGGTAGTGGTTTGGGTAAGACTGGTGGCCGTGGTCACAAAGGTCAGTCCTCCCGCTCCGGTGGCACCATTGCTCCAGGCTTTGAAGGCGGTCAACAGCCGCTGCATCGTCGTCTGCCGAAGTTCGGTTTCGTTTCCCTGAAGGCCATGGACCGCGCAGAAGTGCGTCTGTCCGAGTTGGCTAAAGTGGAAGGCGACATCGTCACCGTGCAGTCCCTGAAAGATGCCAACGTGATCAACGTCAACGTACAGCGTGTGAAAATCATGCTGTCCGGCGAAGTTACTCGCGCTGTCACCATCGGAAAGGGAATCGGCGCCACCAAAGGTGCGCGTGCGGCTATCGAAGCAGCTGGCGGCAAGTTCGAGGAATAA
- the rplF gene encoding 50S ribosomal protein L6, with protein sequence MSRVAKNPVKLPAGVEVKFAGQQLSVKGAKGTLELNIHSSVEIVEEAGELRFAARNGDQQTRAMAGTTRALVNNMVQGVSQGFERKLQLVGVGYKAQAKGTVLNLALGFSHPVDYELPEGITAETPSQTDILIKGIDKQLVGQVAAEIRDFRPPEPYKGKGVRYADEVVRRKEAKKK encoded by the coding sequence ATGTCACGCGTCGCTAAGAACCCCGTTAAGCTGCCAGCCGGTGTCGAAGTCAAATTCGCAGGCCAACAGCTTTCGGTGAAGGGTGCCAAGGGCACTCTCGAACTGAACATCCATTCGTCCGTTGAGATCGTTGAAGAAGCTGGTGAGCTGCGTTTCGCTGCTCGCAATGGCGATCAACAAACTCGCGCAATGGCTGGTACCACTCGTGCGTTGGTAAACAACATGGTCCAAGGCGTAAGCCAAGGCTTCGAGCGTAAGCTCCAGCTGGTCGGTGTTGGTTACAAAGCGCAAGCAAAAGGCACAGTGCTGAACCTGGCTCTTGGCTTCTCGCACCCAGTGGATTATGAACTGCCGGAAGGCATCACCGCTGAGACTCCTAGCCAGACCGATATCCTGATCAAGGGCATCGATAAGCAGCTGGTAGGTCAAGTGGCCGCCGAGATCCGCGACTTCCGTCCACCAGAGCCGTACAAAGGCAAAGGTGTGCGCTACGCGGACGAAGTCGTCCGTCGTAAAGAAGCCAAGAAGAAGTAG
- the rpsE gene encoding 30S ribosomal protein S5 codes for MSNNDQKRDEGYIEKLVQVNRVAKTVKGGRIFTFTALTVVGDGKGRVGFGRGKSREVPAAIQKAMEAARRNMIQVDLNGTTLQYAMKSAHGASKVYMQPASEGTGIIAGGAMRAVLEVAGVQNVLAKCYGSTNPVNVVHATFKGLKAMQSPESIAAKRGKSVKEIF; via the coding sequence ATGTCAAATAACGACCAAAAGCGCGACGAAGGCTACATCGAGAAGCTGGTTCAAGTTAACCGCGTAGCCAAAACCGTTAAAGGCGGCCGTATCTTCACTTTCACTGCGTTGACCGTGGTTGGTGATGGTAAAGGTCGTGTTGGCTTCGGCCGTGGCAAGTCGCGTGAAGTGCCTGCTGCGATCCAGAAGGCAATGGAAGCTGCTCGTCGCAACATGATCCAAGTTGATCTGAACGGCACCACTCTGCAGTACGCAATGAAGTCCGCCCATGGCGCTTCGAAGGTGTACATGCAGCCTGCTTCTGAAGGTACCGGTATCATCGCTGGCGGCGCTATGCGTGCTGTCCTCGAAGTTGCTGGCGTTCAGAACGTTCTGGCCAAGTGCTACGGCTCGACTAACCCGGTAAACGTGGTTCACGCCACTTTCAAAGGTTTGAAAGCAATGCAGTCTCCTGAATCCATTGCCGCCAAGCGTGGCAAAAGCGTCAAGGAGATCTTCTGA
- the rplR gene encoding 50S ribosomal protein L18: MTDKKVTRLRRARKARLKMHELEVVRLCVFRSSQHIYAQVISADGNKVLASASTLDKELRDGATGNIDAATKVGQLVATRAKAAGVSQVAFDRSGFKYHGRVKALADAAREAGLEF, translated from the coding sequence ATGACCGACAAAAAAGTTACTCGACTGCGTCGCGCTCGCAAAGCACGCCTGAAAATGCACGAACTCGAAGTCGTGCGTCTCTGCGTGTTCCGCTCGTCGCAGCACATCTACGCCCAGGTCATTTCGGCCGACGGCAACAAAGTCCTGGCAAGTGCCTCGACTTTGGATAAAGAACTGCGTGATGGCGCCACTGGCAACATCGACGCGGCCACTAAGGTTGGCCAGCTGGTCGCTACGCGTGCTAAAGCCGCTGGCGTCTCGCAGGTGGCTTTCGACCGCTCTGGCTTCAAGTACCATGGCCGCGTCAAGGCGCTGGCTGATGCTGCTCGTGAAGCTGGGCTGGAGTTCTAA
- the rpsM gene encoding 30S ribosomal protein S13 has translation MARIAGVNIPDNKHTVISLTYIYGVGRTTAQKICAVTGVNPAAKIKDLSDEQIEQLRGEVAKFTTEGDLRREINMKIKRLMDLGCYRGLRHRRGLPVRGQRTKTNARTRKGPRKPIRK, from the coding sequence ATGGCCCGTATTGCAGGCGTCAACATTCCAGATAACAAGCATACTGTTATCTCGCTGACCTACATCTATGGTGTTGGTCGCACAACTGCACAGAAGATCTGTGCAGTGACTGGGGTAAACCCAGCCGCAAAGATCAAGGATCTGAGCGACGAGCAGATTGAACAGCTGCGTGGCGAAGTGGCGAAGTTCACCACTGAAGGTGACCTGCGTCGCGAAATCAACATGAAAATCAAGCGCTTGATGGACCTCGGTTGCTATCGCGGTCTGCGTCATCGTCGTGGTCTGCCAGTACGCGGTCAGCGTACCAAGACCAACGCGCGTACCCGTAAAGGTCCGCGTAAGCCGATCCGCAAGTAA
- the secY gene encoding preprotein translocase subunit SecY: protein MAKQGALSALGKGGMSELWARLRFLFLAIIVYRIGAHIPVPGINPDRLADLFRQNEGTILSLFNMFSGGALERMSIFALGIMPYISASIIMQLMTAVSPQLEQLKKEGEAGRRKISQYTRYGTVVLALVQAIGMSIGLAGQGVAFTGDFGFHFVAVSTFVAGAMFMMWLGEQITERGVGNGISMLIFSGIVAGLPRAIGQSFESARQGDINIFALVAIGLLAVAIIGFVVFIERGQRRIAVHYAKRQQGRKVFAAQTSHLPLKVNMAGVIPAIFASSILLFPASLGAWFGQSEGMGWLQDISQSIAPGQPLNILLFSAGIIFFCFFYTALMFNPKDVAENLKKSGAFIPGIRPGEQSARYIDGVLTRLTMFGALYMTAVCLLPQFLVVAANVPFYLGGTSLLIVVVVVMDFMSQVQSHLVSHQYESLMKKANLKGYGSGMLR, encoded by the coding sequence ATGGCTAAGCAAGGTGCTCTCTCTGCGCTCGGCAAAGGCGGTATGTCTGAACTCTGGGCTCGTCTGCGTTTTCTGTTCCTGGCGATTATCGTCTACCGAATAGGCGCACACATCCCGGTTCCAGGTATCAACCCGGACCGACTCGCGGACCTGTTTCGACAGAATGAGGGGACCATTCTTAGCTTGTTCAACATGTTTTCCGGCGGCGCGCTGGAGCGGATGAGCATCTTTGCACTGGGGATCATGCCGTACATTTCGGCATCGATCATCATGCAATTGATGACAGCCGTCAGCCCGCAGCTGGAGCAGTTGAAGAAGGAAGGTGAAGCTGGCCGTCGCAAGATCAGCCAGTACACCCGCTACGGCACTGTCGTCCTCGCTCTCGTTCAGGCTATTGGCATGTCCATTGGTCTGGCGGGGCAGGGCGTTGCGTTCACTGGTGACTTTGGCTTCCATTTCGTTGCGGTATCCACTTTTGTGGCTGGTGCGATGTTCATGATGTGGCTGGGTGAGCAGATTACTGAGCGTGGTGTTGGCAACGGTATCTCGATGTTGATTTTTTCGGGTATCGTCGCCGGTCTTCCGAGAGCAATCGGGCAGTCTTTCGAGTCTGCACGTCAGGGTGATATCAACATCTTCGCCTTGGTTGCCATCGGTTTGCTGGCAGTAGCGATTATCGGTTTCGTGGTGTTCATTGAGCGTGGTCAGCGTCGTATTGCTGTTCACTACGCCAAGCGTCAGCAGGGCCGCAAGGTATTTGCTGCGCAGACTAGCCACTTGCCGCTGAAAGTGAACATGGCCGGTGTTATTCCGGCTATTTTCGCGAGCAGCATTTTGCTGTTCCCGGCTTCGTTGGGTGCCTGGTTCGGCCAGTCTGAAGGTATGGGCTGGTTGCAGGACATCTCGCAGTCGATCGCTCCTGGTCAGCCGTTGAATATTCTGCTGTTTAGTGCAGGGATTATTTTCTTCTGCTTCTTCTATACGGCGTTGATGTTCAATCCGAAAGACGTAGCGGAAAACCTGAAGAAGTCCGGTGCCTTTATTCCGGGTATCCGTCCAGGTGAGCAGTCTGCGCGCTATATTGATGGCGTTCTGACTCGCTTGACCATGTTCGGTGCTCTTTATATGACGGCCGTGTGCTTGCTGCCCCAGTTCCTGGTGGTTGCAGCAAACGTTCCGTTCTACCTTGGCGGGACCTCGTTGCTGATCGTGGTCGTGGTTGTGATGGACTTCATGTCCCAAGTACAATCGCACCTCGTTTCGCACCAGTACGAATCCCTGATGAAGAAAGCCAACCTGAAGGGTTACGGCAGCGGAATGCTGCGCTGA